In one window of Prevotella fusca JCM 17724 DNA:
- the nadD gene encoding nicotinate (nicotinamide) nucleotide adenylyltransferase, giving the protein MKPSSHFTPSGTPLPLEGLGEASIGIFGGSFNPIHNGHIALAKAFLEKENLDQVWFMVSPQNPFKVNQQLLADHLRLELVCKATADNPHFKASDYEFQLPKPSYTWNTLQQLSHDFPTYRFTLLVGGDNWEAFDRWYHAEDILANYPIVVYPRQGQAVSRTTLPDGVSILNTPLINISSTEIRQRVKQDEDISQFVPADIEGDVIRLYKTADTSLQQE; this is encoded by the coding sequence ATGAAACCATCATCCCACTTCACCCCGTCAGGCACTCCCCTCCCTTTGGAGGGGCTGGGGGAGGCTTCCATCGGCATCTTCGGTGGTTCCTTCAACCCTATCCACAACGGACATATAGCTTTAGCAAAGGCTTTTCTTGAAAAAGAAAACTTAGACCAGGTGTGGTTCATGGTATCACCCCAAAACCCATTCAAGGTGAACCAGCAACTCTTAGCTGACCATCTGCGTCTGGAACTGGTGTGTAAGGCAACAGCTGACAATCCTCATTTCAAGGCTTCGGACTATGAGTTCCAACTCCCGAAACCTTCCTATACTTGGAACACCCTGCAGCAGCTCAGCCATGACTTCCCCACTTACCGCTTCACACTTCTCGTTGGTGGTGACAACTGGGAAGCCTTCGACCGCTGGTATCATGCAGAAGACATACTTGCCAACTACCCGATTGTGGTTTATCCTCGGCAGGGGCAGGCAGTCTCTCGCACAACACTTCCCGATGGCGTAAGCATTCTCAACACGCCTCTCATAAACATCAGCAGCACTGAAATTAGGCAGCGTGTTAAACAAGACGAAGACATCAGCCAGTTTGTTCCTGCAGACATAGAAGGAGATGTCATCCGCCTTTATAAGACAGCTGATACATCCTTGCAACAGGAATAA
- a CDS encoding acyltransferase family protein, producing MFNKIFKSERNRLSPISSERNEGGTLTRTECNALRGLAIIGIFLHNYCHWLRPVVKENEYQYFQHNVDGLYQVLQGQWDELFFFHILSFFGHYGVPVFLFLSAYGLTMKYEQRPNTAPAGSQQTPSNLPLFGFIKYHWLKLFRMMIVGFVAFTMVDAITAGQHHYKMMDIIAQMGLFNNLLPHPDDIIWPGPYWFFGLMIQLYIVYRLLLYRRHWAWNVALIVVCFAIQLACEPESEALNRWRYNFIGGMLPFGAGLLYARYARPWSTATNLVAFILSMFAILLMSFSYATWHLVPLAVCIASVTFVKLLGQLETGTGYRNISIMNVLSWVGSISAALFVCHPITRKIFIPISKEGDYWAGLLLYIIASLCLAWLFKELMKKIPGPKLK from the coding sequence ATGTTCAATAAGATATTTAAATCTGAACGCAACAGACTTTCGCCCATTTCATCGGAAAGAAACGAAGGCGGAACGCTCACTCGGACGGAATGTAACGCATTACGGGGACTTGCCATCATTGGAATCTTCCTGCACAACTACTGCCACTGGCTGCGACCTGTGGTGAAGGAGAACGAATACCAGTATTTCCAGCACAATGTAGACGGACTCTACCAGGTGCTGCAAGGGCAGTGGGATGAGCTTTTCTTCTTTCATATCCTGTCATTCTTCGGACACTATGGGGTGCCGGTATTCCTCTTCCTGTCTGCTTACGGCTTGACAATGAAGTACGAACAAAGACCAAACACAGCCCCAGCAGGCAGTCAGCAGACACCATCAAACCTGCCACTCTTCGGCTTCATCAAGTACCATTGGCTGAAGCTCTTCCGCATGATGATTGTCGGCTTCGTCGCCTTTACGATGGTTGACGCCATTACAGCAGGACAGCACCATTACAAAATGATGGATATTATCGCTCAAATGGGACTTTTCAACAACCTGCTTCCCCACCCTGACGACATCATCTGGCCCGGTCCTTACTGGTTCTTCGGGCTTATGATTCAGCTTTACATTGTTTATCGGCTCCTTCTCTATCGCCGCCATTGGGCGTGGAACGTGGCTTTGATTGTTGTTTGTTTTGCCATACAGCTGGCTTGCGAGCCAGAGAGTGAGGCACTGAACCGCTGGAGATACAACTTTATCGGTGGTATGCTGCCCTTCGGAGCAGGTCTGCTTTATGCAAGATATGCACGCCCTTGGAGTACAGCTACCAACCTTGTTGCCTTCATCCTTTCCATGTTTGCTATCCTGCTGATGAGTTTCAGCTACGCCACATGGCATCTTGTACCGCTTGCCGTTTGCATTGCTTCCGTTACATTCGTGAAGCTGTTGGGACAGTTGGAAACAGGAACAGGATACAGGAACATATCCATAATGAACGTTCTTTCATGGGTAGGCAGCATTTCTGCAGCCCTTTTCGTCTGCCACCCCATCACAAGAAAGATATTTATTCCTATCTCCAAAGAGGGCGACTATTGGGCAGGTCTCCTGCTTTACATCATTGCATCGCTTTGTCTGGCATGGCTGTTCAAGGAACTGATGAAGAAGATTCCTGGTCCGAAACTAAAATAA
- the gmk gene encoding guanylate kinase encodes MVTTKNTTSNVQNSACGRLLILSAPSGSGKSTIVQWLMQEHPELKLAFSISCTTRAPRGTEQDGVEYIFLSPEQFKEKIANEEFLEYEEVYENRFYGTLKSQVESQSAAGQNVVFDVDVKGGCNIKKFYGNRALSLFIQPPSVEELRRRLVGRQTDSAEAIENRLAKASYELTFADKFDKIIVNDDLEKAKQETYEVIKEFLEG; translated from the coding sequence ATGGTAACAACAAAAAACACCACATCAAATGTTCAAAATTCTGCCTGTGGCAGATTACTCATCCTCTCCGCACCTTCTGGTTCTGGTAAAAGCACCATCGTACAGTGGTTGATGCAGGAACATCCAGAATTAAAGTTAGCATTCTCTATCAGTTGCACCACCCGTGCACCACGTGGTACGGAACAGGACGGCGTGGAATATATCTTCCTTTCGCCTGAACAGTTCAAGGAGAAGATTGCTAACGAGGAGTTTCTCGAGTACGAAGAGGTGTATGAGAACCGTTTTTATGGTACATTGAAATCACAGGTAGAGAGCCAGTCTGCAGCTGGTCAAAACGTTGTTTTCGATGTTGATGTAAAGGGGGGATGTAACATCAAGAAGTTCTATGGCAATCGTGCCTTGAGCCTTTTCATCCAACCTCCATCAGTTGAAGAGCTCCGCCGCCGCCTTGTTGGCCGACAGACTGACAGTGCTGAAGCCATCGAAAACCGCCTTGCCAAGGCTTCCTACGAACTCACCTTTGCCGATAAATTTGACAAAATCATCGTCAATGACGACCTTGAGAAAGCTAAGCAGGAGACTTACGAGGTTATAAAGGAGTTTTTAGAAGGATAA
- the tsaB gene encoding tRNA (adenosine(37)-N6)-threonylcarbamoyltransferase complex dimerization subunit type 1 TsaB has translation MSCILNIDTSTNVCSVAVSQDGSSIFEKQDTLDPKHREKLGTFVDEALAFIDNNELPLDAVAVSSGPGSYTGLRVGVSMAKGICYGRGVKLLAVPTLELLAVPVLLHHEEVEDNALLVPMIDARRMEVYSAVYNRALKEVRGIQADVVDEDTYKEYLDRGPVYFFGNGAEKCMEIINHPNAHLIKGVDALAKNMFPLAEKRIAEEKFEDVAYFVPFYLKDFVAKQAKPLL, from the coding sequence ATGTCTTGTATATTAAACATTGATACGAGCACAAATGTGTGCTCTGTTGCAGTAAGTCAGGATGGGTCCAGTATCTTCGAGAAGCAAGATACACTCGATCCTAAGCATAGAGAGAAGTTAGGAACATTCGTTGACGAGGCACTCGCCTTTATTGATAATAATGAATTGCCGCTGGATGCAGTGGCTGTTAGTAGCGGTCCGGGGTCATATACCGGTCTGCGTGTCGGCGTATCCATGGCAAAGGGCATCTGCTATGGTCGTGGCGTGAAGCTGTTGGCAGTGCCTACATTGGAACTGTTGGCAGTGCCTGTATTACTTCATCACGAGGAAGTAGAGGATAATGCCCTCCTTGTTCCGATGATTGATGCACGTCGTATGGAGGTTTATTCTGCCGTATATAATCGTGCCTTGAAGGAGGTGCGTGGCATTCAGGCGGATGTAGTAGACGAGGATACCTACAAAGAATACCTTGACCGTGGTCCTGTTTACTTCTTTGGTAATGGCGCAGAGAAGTGTATGGAGATTATCAATCATCCTAATGCGCATCTCATCAAGGGAGTTGACGCCTTGGCTAAGAATATGTTTCCATTGGCAGAAAAGCGTATTGCAGAGGAGAAGTTCGAGGATGTTGCCTATTTTGTTCCATTCTACCTCAAGGACTTTGTTGCCAAACAGGCGAAGCCATTGTTGTAG
- a CDS encoding phosphoethanolamine transferase, whose protein sequence is MKFIKQAVCLLNKAYQPIRDNASFFFFMYLIGILVSYAELPANNPNAAVYGNLWLELFLDLYIICTILSLIPKKIRRWIRAFLYIIAYSTSIADLFCWVKFQSTLNPSMLLLVGETDEREASEFFSSYFTSDLILSSVGLLLLVMLIHILKAFWKKVKLPPAISYKMMVVSQIINHIQPVLGGICIVFLGWSIESSAHNKKEMVQMFSLDTIGSVEHELTTTDCAQFYLPVYRLAFSIFSNELASQQIDRLIEAKDKMEVDSCSFKSPNIVLIIGESYGKHHSQQYGYFMPTNPRQIKREKSGLLVPFNDVVAPWNLTSFVFKNVFSLHVVGQEGEWCDYPLFPSLFRKAGYHVTFITNQFLPKAKQAVYDFSGGFFLNHPELSQAMFDSRNEQLYQFDRGLLDDYDKKQEQHNTEHYLIIFHLIGQHVNYKQRCPSDRRHFKAEDYAKKRADLDGKQRKILADYDNAVLYNDSIVDEIIKRFEDQEAVVIYMPDHGEECYEDSRGFICRNHSAAIDYDLARYEFEIPFWVYCSHKYAAKHPDIFQEIISARNRRFMTDALPHMLLYLAGIHTKDYHSEYNILSPQYNEMRPRILKNTTDYDKLSRPSDHHSQRKGK, encoded by the coding sequence ATGAAATTTATTAAACAAGCTGTCTGCTTACTGAATAAGGCATATCAACCCATTAGGGACAATGCCTCATTCTTTTTCTTCATGTACCTTATCGGTATATTAGTATCGTATGCGGAGTTGCCTGCCAACAACCCCAATGCTGCCGTATATGGCAATCTGTGGTTAGAGCTGTTTCTCGATCTGTATATTATCTGCACCATCCTCTCACTGATTCCAAAGAAGATTCGCCGATGGATTCGTGCTTTTCTCTATATCATAGCTTACAGTACAAGCATTGCTGACCTCTTCTGCTGGGTAAAGTTCCAGTCGACATTAAACCCGTCAATGCTCCTACTTGTCGGCGAGACCGATGAACGTGAGGCAAGTGAGTTTTTCAGCAGCTATTTTACGTCTGACCTTATCCTTTCAAGTGTAGGACTGCTACTGCTCGTTATGCTTATCCATATCCTCAAAGCATTTTGGAAGAAGGTAAAACTGCCGCCAGCTATCAGCTACAAAATGATGGTTGTGAGCCAAATCATCAACCACATCCAACCTGTTCTTGGAGGTATTTGCATTGTATTTCTTGGCTGGTCAATTGAATCCTCAGCCCACAACAAGAAAGAAATGGTGCAGATGTTCTCTTTAGACACCATCGGCTCTGTAGAACATGAACTGACAACCACGGATTGCGCACAGTTCTATCTGCCCGTCTACCGCCTTGCTTTCAGCATCTTTTCCAACGAACTGGCATCGCAACAGATTGATCGCCTCATCGAAGCAAAGGACAAGATGGAAGTGGACAGCTGTTCGTTCAAATCGCCCAATATCGTCCTTATCATCGGCGAAAGTTATGGCAAACATCATTCACAGCAATATGGTTACTTCATGCCGACCAACCCTCGGCAGATAAAACGGGAAAAGTCGGGGCTGCTCGTACCTTTCAATGATGTCGTAGCACCATGGAATCTGACCAGCTTCGTGTTCAAGAATGTCTTTTCCCTACACGTTGTCGGACAGGAAGGTGAGTGGTGTGACTATCCACTCTTCCCCTCACTGTTCCGCAAGGCTGGCTATCATGTCACTTTCATAACCAATCAGTTCCTGCCGAAGGCAAAGCAGGCTGTATATGATTTCAGCGGCGGATTCTTCCTGAATCATCCGGAACTTTCGCAGGCAATGTTCGATTCCCGCAATGAACAACTATACCAATTTGACCGCGGTCTGCTCGATGATTACGACAAAAAACAAGAACAACATAACACCGAGCACTACCTCATTATCTTCCATCTCATCGGACAGCATGTCAACTACAAGCAACGTTGTCCGAGCGACCGCCGCCACTTCAAGGCTGAAGACTATGCCAAGAAGCGTGCCGACCTTGACGGGAAACAGCGGAAGATTCTGGCTGATTACGACAATGCCGTACTGTATAATGACTCCATCGTCGACGAGATCATCAAGCGGTTTGAAGACCAGGAAGCAGTCGTCATCTACATGCCGGACCACGGAGAAGAGTGCTATGAGGACAGTCGTGGCTTCATCTGCCGCAACCATTCAGCAGCCATCGACTACGATCTGGCACGCTATGAGTTTGAAATCCCTTTCTGGGTCTACTGCTCACATAAGTATGCAGCCAAGCATCCAGACATTTTCCAGGAAATTATCAGTGCAAGGAACCGCCGCTTTATGACGGATGCTCTACCCCACATGCTGCTTTATCTGGCAGGAATCCACACGAAAGATTACCACTCCGAATATAATATTCTCAGTCCGCAATACAACGAGATGCGACCGAGAATACTCAAGAATACTACGGATTACGATAAACTCTCCCGCCCATCCGACCACCATTCGCAACGTAAAGGAAAGTAA
- a CDS encoding YicC/YloC family endoribonuclease translates to MILSMTGYGKATVAYKEKKINVEVKSLNSKSLDLSARIAPLYREKEMDIRRLLAQKLERGKVDFSLWVEKESMVDATPINAALVENYYKQIKAISESTGIPEPEDWFTTLLRLPDVTTRTEVEVLDEEEWVAALQAINEAIDKLTEFRKQEGAALQKKFTEKIDNIANLLKSIEPFEKSRVPKIREKIIDGLKQIPEVDYDKNRLEQELIYYIEKLDISEEKQRLTNHLKYFHETMEESGHGIGKKLGFIAQEMGREINTTGSKSNQAEMQNIVVKMKDELEQIKEQVLNAL, encoded by the coding sequence ATGATACTATCAATGACGGGCTACGGCAAAGCTACCGTAGCCTACAAGGAAAAGAAAATCAACGTTGAGGTGAAATCACTTAACAGCAAGTCGCTCGACCTCTCAGCACGCATCGCACCTCTCTACAGAGAAAAGGAAATGGACATCCGTCGCCTGCTCGCACAGAAACTGGAACGTGGCAAGGTTGACTTCTCCCTTTGGGTTGAAAAGGAGTCAATGGTTGACGCTACTCCCATCAACGCTGCTCTTGTAGAAAACTATTATAAACAAATCAAAGCCATCTCTGAGTCTACGGGTATTCCAGAGCCTGAAGATTGGTTTACGACACTTCTCCGCCTACCCGATGTAACAACCAGAACCGAAGTTGAGGTGTTGGACGAGGAGGAATGGGTAGCAGCACTGCAGGCTATCAACGAGGCTATTGACAAACTCACCGAATTCCGCAAACAGGAAGGTGCGGCACTGCAGAAGAAGTTTACCGAGAAGATTGACAACATCGCCAACCTGCTGAAGAGCATTGAGCCTTTCGAGAAGAGCCGTGTACCAAAAATCAGAGAAAAGATTATCGATGGTCTGAAACAGATTCCTGAGGTAGACTACGACAAGAATCGTCTTGAGCAGGAACTGATTTACTACATTGAGAAACTTGACATCAGCGAGGAGAAACAGCGACTGACTAACCACCTCAAATACTTCCATGAGACGATGGAAGAAAGTGGTCATGGAATTGGCAAAAAGCTCGGTTTCATCGCACAAGAGATGGGACGAGAAATCAACACCACAGGCTCCAAGAGCAACCAGGCAGAGATGCAGAACATCGTTGTCAAGATGAAGGACGAGCTGGAGCAGATCAAGGAACAGGTCTTGAATGCGTTGTAA